Part of the uncultured Desulfobacter sp. genome, ACCCGGATGCCGGGCAGGTCACCTTTAACATCAACCGGAAAATTGTGGCATTCCAGCGCAGGCCGGATGACACCCACACCGCCCCTGCCCTGCTCTGCATTCACAATATCACGGACCAGACCGTCACCATTCCCCTAAAAGATCTGCCCGAGCCATGGAGGCAGCAGGGTGTGGATCTAATTTCTGAAACCCCCGTACAGCTTGACGCGGGACTGACGCTCAGCCCCTACCAATCCATGTGGATCAAAAAGAGTTCAACACCAACACCTTAGACAGGATAATTGAATGACACCCAATGACATCTCCGGCCTCTCAAGGCTGGATTTTAATTTATGGAAGGAATACCTGGACATTGCCCAGGAGTTCTGGCTGCCCCAAAGCCTTAAGAGCAGGACACGGTTTATTATAATGCTGTGCCTTTTGATGGCCTTTGTGGCATCGCTGCTTTTTTTATTCGTTGCCGCAATCACAATTGCCACCCATGCATTTGCACCTGAGTTTGTCACCAAAACGGCACCCGGCCTGGTGGACTGGATCCAGGGGATTATCCACTCCCGGCTGATCTGGGTACTGGCTGCCGGATTTTTGATTCCGGCGCTTATTTTCTCCGCCTACTCAAAAAAACTGAAAGGTTTCTTTCTGCCCTGGGGCATCCTTGGGATTCTTCTTTTACTCTCATTTACGGTGTCCGGGCTCAATGTGGTAATCAGCTACGTGGGCCGTTTTTTCCAGACCGCCCTGGCCCAGAAGGATCAGCCCACATTCTGGCGGTTTCTTTACGTCTATGCCTCGGTGTTTGTAATCGGCACCCCCATTGTGGTGATTTACTCTTACATCAGAAAAAAACTGGGACTGTTCTGGCGGGAGTGGATCACCACCAGTTTCATTGACAATTATTTAAAAAACCGGGCCTACTACGCCCTGACCACCAGCAAGGACATTGACAACCCGGATCAGCGTCTGGCTGAGGATTTAAGGGAGTTCACGGTGACCAGTTTAAGCTTTTTACTGATTATCCTGGGCGCCATCATTGACCTTGTGGCCTTTACCGGCATACTGTGGTCCATATCCAGGCTGCTGTCCGGCATCCTTTTCATCTATGCCATCTGCGGGACCCTGATCACCATATTCATCGGCAAGCGCCTGGTCGGTCTGAACTACAACCAGCTGCGCAAGGAAGCCGACTTCAGATACGGCCTGATCCACATCCGGGACAATGCCGAATCCATTGCCTTTTACCAGGGGGAAAAAGGGGAAAAGGAACAGATCTCCAAGCGGTTCAAAGCGGTACTGA contains:
- a CDS encoding ABC transporter ATP-binding protein/permease, yielding MTPNDISGLSRLDFNLWKEYLDIAQEFWLPQSLKSRTRFIIMLCLLMAFVASLLFLFVAAITIATHAFAPEFVTKTAPGLVDWIQGIIHSRLIWVLAAGFLIPALIFSAYSKKLKGFFLPWGILGILLLLSFTVSGLNVVISYVGRFFQTALAQKDQPTFWRFLYVYASVFVIGTPIVVIYSYIRKKLGLFWREWITTSFIDNYLKNRAYYALTTSKDIDNPDQRLAEDLREFTVTSLSFLLIILGAIIDLVAFTGILWSISRLLSGILFIYAICGTLITIFIGKRLVGLNYNQLRKEADFRYGLIHIRDNAESIAFYQGEKGEKEQISKRFKAVLKNYNFLIGWQRNLDFFTTGYNYLVIILPAMIVAPMYFAGKVEFGEISQASFAFGQVLSAFSIIIQYFDSISAFAAGINRVSTFKDRLFKASGSKTSENDTDQTRIQRLAKETIRVQDLTLQTPDYKRTLIQNLNLDLDTGKNILIMGHSGAGKSSLLRGIAGLWASGSGTIEHPPADKVMFLPQKPYMVLGSLREQLEYPSGAHLDDNQIKAVMETVNLTDLYQKLQGAAGDNSFLDAESNWEEMLSQGEQQRLAFARLLITKPEFAILDEATSALDVNNEKALYNTLSQFDITYISVGHRPTLTAYHDKILFIQGDGGWEIRDTSH